The DNA region CACCCTAGTGTTTACTTCCAAGCCAGacatctcaaaaataaaaataaataaataaaaaaagttcATTCTAGCTAAAAATATACCATCTGCCTGAGAAAAATCTTGCCCGGCACTGTCACAGCAACACTCGAAGCAGGTTAATAACCAGCCCAGAGCAGAtggtttctttttataattacTGGGTCCCCCACCAAGGCTTCCTCCTCAGCTGCCTCCTTACCCCGCGGGCACTTTCCTGCTGTTTCCTGGCCACCGCCTGGCCAGCCGCTGCCCCCGCCGGCTGTCTGCTCACACCAGGGCCCCCTCACCCTCTGCTAGGCCTGGGCCCCAGGGTCCTGGAGCTCTCAGCACCACCTGGGCAGGTAGCCCCCAGGAGCTCACCCCAACCTTGTCCACCTCACTCATAATCCAAAGATAAATGAATCAAACCAAGATGTCAGTAATCACCCATCAAATTAATAAAGCTTTAAGACACTGTCATTCTATTTCCTGGTGAGGATGTGATAAGATGAGCATCCCCAAAACTTGCTGTTAGAAGAACAAATTATTGATACTGCCTCTCTGAAAGAAttttgaatgaatataacaagagccttaaaaatattgttgttgttgttcagttgctaagttgtgtctggctctctgagacccccatggactgcagtacaccaggcttccctgtccttcattatcttctggagtttgctcaaattcatgtccattgagtcagtgatgctatccacccATTGTAAAAAACATTACATACTTTTAAATGCAACAATTTCACATTGAGGAATCTATCCTACAGACTATCATAATCTAAAATATGAACAGAATATTAACACAAAAGTGTTCATAAAAATGTTACCACTATAATAGTAAAGACCCATAAAAGACACTGTAGCAGGTATATGGTTtagtgcaatggaatattataaagCCATTACACATGTTCACAAGGGAGTTCAAATTACATCACAAGTGTTATTTAATGCTAATTGGTAAAAGTGTTCAAAGGGTCTAAACAGTAAAGATGCAAATAGGTTAGAAACATACATACCATTAAAAAGTTTGCACAAAGTATGCCAAATGTGTTAACAGTGGGTTTTTTTGGGGTGGTGATAgtttaatggttttttttttcattgtacttTTCTGGATTTTTCTATGTTTTCAGCAATAAACACTGACAAACAAAAGACTGTCTAAAAACAGGAATACAGAAGAAATTGGTACAGTGGTGCATCTGGATAGGGTCTGGAGCAGCAGCCAGCATAGGAGAACACCTTCATTTTCCATTTATACCTTCTGGTGTCTCCtaagtttcaaaaataaataagtcaaaaattttcaaagaagatgaagaaataCTAAGCCACAGTTACTGTGAGTGAGGAGAGCGTGAAAGGAAAGTGCTTTCAGCTCCTGGGAGAGATGAGACTCAAGGTCTGGACTCCTCTCGGGCCCAGAGTCCACCACAAGTCATCCAGGACCTGACTAGGCCAGTGACTTCATTCTGTAAGGCCTGCTTCATCTGACACCTGTCTGGTCGGGAATCAGGCCATCTCCCCAGAGTGGCTTTCCCAGGGGTAACGGCAGGCAGGTCAGGGGAGGGATCCAGTGGACACTGGTGTAGGACCTTTGAGCTGGGACCACCTGTGTCCCCGGAGCCTCTCAGAGTAGGACCCAACACGAGTAATGAGTGGGTGGGATCCCCCCAAACTCCCCAGTCACCTTCTATGTGTCAGGAGAATCATCTAAAAGGACCCTGCCCTGCTCCCTCATCGACCCGAGCAGGGCAAATGACCAAGTGGCCTCATCAACCCCAGGCATTTGACCTGTGAAGGGCACCTGATGAGTGCTAGATGAGGCCAGATAAAGAGCAACTTTTCTGAGATAAAAGCTTGATCCTTCCTTAATCACCCCCGTTTCAAATTTGCCCTGAAGTTTCCTTTATCCAAAGAAGGTGCAGGATACTATCTCTGCTCCACACGAGTGCCTTCCGCTGTACCCCAGGGAGGCCAGTGAAGCTTCCTTCCAGCTCCCTGGAGAGACCCAAGGGACGCcctgtggttgccaggggaggCCCGGGCAGTGTGCACACATTGGCAGCCCAGGGAACCACAGCAGCCTGGAGCCTCAGGTCAGGCCCGGGCAGTGTGCACACATTGGCAGCCCAGGGAACCACAGCAGCCTGGAGCCTCAGGTCAGGCCCAGGAATCCAGAGCTTTCATTCAGTCTTTAGAGCCACAAATCCGTTCTCTTCCTTTGTGTTCCAAGCACACGACTTTGAATCTTAGAGACACTTTACACAGAATGGGTGGAGAAAAGGACtattcagaaaacatttactgTGATTTGATGACAGTCAAGTTGTGGTtctgaaagcaaagcaaaaacagtatTAGGGAAATTTAGAATGGAGATGTTTCCTGTGTCTAGGTAAGTTTATGATCCTACcacttcagaaagagaaatacttttactgaaaatatttaatttaaaaagctgaaCACAAGAACTACCGTGACTGTTCAGATGGGGAAAGCAAGCCCCCCCAGGAGGGTGAGAACCTAGTCTGGCAGCTAGTGGGGGAAGGGCAGAGTGCCACTGGCATTCTTGGCTTCACTCAGCAGGCCGACTGCCCCCTCCTTGAGGCCACTCAGAAGTCACCAGGTGGTGAAAGGACAATCAAGAGGTAAACTTGATTCCAACAGGGGCCAGCCCCCCCAGGTCCCAAGGTGTCCTGCAATGGGTGCCTGGACAGGCGTCATCTTCTTGCAATGAGATGAGAGACTGAACGTGCTGACCTTCTTCTGGCTCCTGTGTGAGCAAGTGTGGATTCAAAAAACCGCCACCACATGGCAGCAGGCACAGCCTTGCTATTCGCCAGCTTCCCCCTCAAAGGCTGTCaggacacacaggcacacacagccaTAAAGCGCAGCATCTTCTCCAATAATTTCCACAACATGACCTAGCAGAGCAGCAGCCTCTTCAGCAGGAGATGCTGCTACAGTTTAGGTAATACTCTGATGATGTGGGCTTCCCACAGCTCCCCGGTCACCTCCCACGAGTCGGGGGAATCATCCAAACGGACCCCACTTCCCAGGGCCGAGGCCTAGTCGTCATACTGCACTTCTGCCCGCAGCTCCCTGGTGACGTAGTTGGCCAGCATCGCCAGCAGCTGCTTCTGCAGGGCCTCGCTGCCCATGACCAGCATGGTCAGCTGCACGGCGTCCGTCCACTCCAGGTGCCTGAGGATGGCAGTGGCTTCATTAAAGAGCTTCTGCTGCTCGGCAGGCGGTAGCTCCATTATGATCTGAGGAACTGGCTTAAACTGTCCACTCGTCATCCATGCACCTAACAGACCCCCGACGGCCCCCCCTAGAAAACAGGAAGGACTCAATTAGTCAGCCTTACTCATAAATGATGGCCACAGGTTCTCGCTGAGCGCACGTCCACCGTCATGACGAGTGAGCACATTCGTGAACGGGTCAGGACAGGCTCAGCTTCATGTCTGCTCCACCAGCAGGGCGGAGGGCAAAGGTTTACgtggtctttgatccatttggcTCAGATAATTGACACTCACACATGCCCTCTCCTAAGCCCTGCGCTCACAGTGCAACATGAAGCATCTCGCCCCCTGAGAGCTATGCTAACTAAAATCCTCATGGGCTGAAGGTTTTCATGCTTCCAAAAAAACCTCTCTCATCTCAAAGGAGAAGGCTGAGAAGCAAATGCATTTTCAGGGAGAACCATCTCTGATGAGGCTGAGTTTCCTCCGCTGGGCGGAGAACATGTGCCTGAGACCTGAGCTTTGAAATCTCTAGTGGAACCACCTGGTTCAAGGACCCTGGGGACGGTGACAGATGACAAGGTATTTTCTCCTGAAGCAATGTTTTTCATACAACCCTTCCAAAGTTGTATGATGATAAATAACAAATTTAATGTATTcaactatttctttttctgctaccCCAAAAGGGCACAAACATTActtttatatgtaaatttattaTTATCAAAGTCAAAGCATGCTATCTTGGGACCAGACGAGTTCCAAGTTCAATGGAAAGTTCTCTTTAAGCAGGTCAGGTGCAGCCTGCTATAGGAAGATGTCCTAGGGTAAGGGTCTTAAACTCAAGTGTCTGCAGGGCCCAAGCAGGTCACTGAAAGGAGTGAAGTGGGCTGAGGGGGACTGTGGTGACCTGGAGAGCTAGGTACGTGTCTAAAGGAGAAGTGGCTACCCCATGCCAGCCAACTGCTGCCACATGGAATACCAGGTTTGTATCTTTTAATAGTCTTACAAGTTTTAAATATTGGTGATCGGATACTGAAAAAATGCAGGCTGGCTGGACTTGGTGACTTTCTTCAAAAGAGAAGAGTAGAAAAGGGGAAACAGTAACTGTGCAGTGGAGAAGACTAACAGACCTGACACCAGTCAAGTGATCAAGCCGAGCATCTCAAGGAGGTGCTGTGGGTGTCACGCGTCCCTGAAATGTGTGACGAGAGGCGCCACCGTATTCTTCCCAAGATCCGCTCTCTACTCATGAGAAGGACATCAGGCAAACCCAAACTGAGAGGAGTTCTccaaaatacctgaccagtactcctcaaaaGTATCAAAGCAGCAGAAAACAAGACTGGGGacaccctcagaatgggagaaagcaaccgacaagggattagtctccaataTACACCAACATGTATATTGGAGCATGCAGCTCataccaaaaaaaacccaaacaacccaaGCAAAAAATGGATGGAAGATCCAACTaggcatttatccaaagaagatacacagatggttaaaaggcacatgaaaaaatgctcaatatcacaaattattagagaaatgcaaaatcaaaactacaaagagctATCACTgcacactggtcagaatgcccatcatcaaaacacctacaaacaataaatgctggagaggatgtggagaaaaggggacccccCTACACTGTTGGGGGAACGTACACTGGTACAGCCACGATGTgctctgctcagtcgtgttcaagtctttgcgaccccatggactgtagcctgccagactcctctgtttgtgggattttccaggcaagaatactagagtaggttgtcatttccttctccagggcatcttcccaacccagggattgaactcgcatctcttgtgtcACTGAGATGTGAGTTACCACTGTGCCAAATAGTCACTATGAAGAATACcatggatgttccttaaaaaactaaagacaGAGTTAcggtatgatctagcaatcccactcctgggtatacacctggagaaaaccataatttgaaaagatacgtgcacccccatatgcagcactatttacaatagccaggacatggaagcaatctaaacgcccatcaacagaagactggataaagaagatgtggtacacctgtatggaatgttactcagccataggAAAGAACAAaccaatgccatctgcagcaacattgattgtcatactgagtgaagtcagtcagaaggagaaagacaaagatcataTGATAGCGCttgtatgtggagtctaaaaaaaaatgtacaaaagaacttatctacaaaacagaaatagagttatagAGGTTTTCTactacagaaacagaaaagaaacttatggttaccagaggatgaggagagagagggataaactggaagactgggattgacatagacACCCTACActacataaaatagacaaccaataaggacctactactATATAACGGGGttctttactgggcttccctggtggctcagacactaaagcatctgcccacaatgcaggagacccgggttcaatccctgggttgggaagatcccctggagaaggaaatggcaacgcactccagtaactcttgcctagaaaattccatggatggaggagcctggggtggtggtgggcacggtccatggggtcgcaaagagtcggacacgattgagcgacttcactgtataacacagggaactgtactcaatactctgcaatggccCACATGGGGGGAAAAttaagagtggaaaaaaaaataataaaactggagAGACTAAGGAGACATGAGGATTAAGTGTGGTCTTGAGCTAGACCTGGGGCAGAAAAACACCTTGGACGCAGAAACTGATAAAATCCACATATAGCCTGAAGAATAGTTAACAGTCATGTTAGGATGGGTTTCTAAGTTTTGACAAGTGTGCCGTGGTAACATAAGATGTGAACATTAGGGGAGCTGAAAATGGATGACACATACGTGGAAATTCTCGGCATTGTCTTTGCAACTTCTCTGTAAATCTaagattattccaaaataaagagTTTATCCAAAAGAATGCAGCCTGAGCCAGAAAGAACCCATTTTCAGGCTGGACGCAGCCATCAATAAGTAAATCTTGCGACATTTTAGGAAACCAAGCGTGGAAGCACCTGGTAGCACACACCTCCTAAGATGCAGGAAACCGGCCAGCCTTATGTCTTGGAGGCTGAACACTGCCCTGGACAGACTTCGCCCCACACGGAAAGGAAGGAGCATTCCAGGGAGGGAGGGTCAGTCACTTACAAGTTTTAGTGAACTTTTCCCCATGACACCAGTGAAATGCTTAGCGCTGACAAGAGTTGCACTCATCTGCACTAAACCTTTATGAGAACATCAATATCTGATTTAGAGCAGCACTTAATGCAAAAAGTCGCCAGGAAATATCGACCAAGAAATTACCAACTCTTTGGAGAAGAGaaaattcctttgttttctgggTAAAATGATGCTCCTGCCCATGACCTAGGGGCTGCGAGTAGCCAATCCCCGGGGTTCCCTTTGCTGACAGCTTGTCCTCTACCAGCTTTTGCTCAATCTGAATAAAATATGTGCTCCCAAAATGGCATCTGGGCACAGCTATGTGATAAATGATCCCA from Cervus elaphus chromosome 4, mCerEla1.1, whole genome shotgun sequence includes:
- the C4H19orf12 gene encoding protein C19orf12 homolog; translation: MMPVAVEDVMRLLCSISEERKMKAAVKHSGKGALVTGAVAFVGGLVGGPPGLAVGGAVGGLLGAWMTSGQFKPVPQIIMELPPAEQQKLFNEATAILRHLEWTDAVQLTMLVMGSEALQKQLLAMLANYVTRELRAEVQYDD